The nucleotide window TTTTCCACTCGCCTTCGCGGCGGCCCTGCCGCAGCTGACCTTCCACCGCAGTTTTGCCCGTGTACGACACAGCCCGGTAGGCGCCTTCGCGCTGGCCTTGCTGCATACTCAGCGTGGCTTCGGGGCCGCCAGCCGGGGTAAGCCAGCCCCCACTGCCCTGCTCCTCAAAGCAAAGCATGGGCATCCGGTAACGGATTTTACCGCTCGGGTAGCGCAAGATGTATTCCTTGGTATCGGGCGTCAGCTGCTGCCGGCTTATTTCCTTGCCGGTCGAGTCGAGGGCCGTGACCAGCAGCAGGCGGCCGTCGAGGTACTGCCGCTCCCCGGAGAGCTTGCCGCCGGGTGTAAAGCTGCGGGCCGGGCCCTGCTGCTCATCGTTGCGGTAGTAGTACTCCTCACTCACCCGGCCATCCACGTAGTAGTCACGCCAGAGCCCCTGGCGCTGGTCGTGCTGCCAAAAGCCCGTCTGGCTTGGCTGCCCGTCTTCGTAAAAGCTTTCGAAGTAGCCGTCGGCTTCGTCGTTGGTGTAGCTCTGGCGCGTGCGGACCTGCCCGTTGGTATAATATTGCTCCACGAGGCCGTTGAGCTTGCCGCCATTGCTGTAGTGGCGCACCGTTTCGAGGGCCCCGGTGCCGTAGTACCAGCGCCACTCGCCGTCGGGGTGCCCATTCAGGTAGGTGCCGGTCGAACGGGGCTTGCCGTTGGCGCGCAGCACCTGCACCGGCGTTTTGCCCTTCTTCACCTCAACTTTTGCCAAGGTTTTACCGGCCTTATCCAGGGCCGTTACCCGGGTTACGCGGCCCTGCTCATACTCCAGCTCGGCCGTGGGGGCGCCAGTGGCATCGAAGTCGCGCAGAGTGCCGTGCAGTTCGCCGGCCGCGTTGAAATTCTGCTCAACGCTCAGCTTGCCCGAGCGGTAATACGTGCGCCACTGGCCCACGCTTTTGCCGTGGTCGTAGGTGCCGGTCTGGTACAACTTGCCGTTCGGGAAATGAGCGGTGTAGGGTCCGTGCAACTCATCCTTGTCGTAGGTGCCTTTGCGTTCCAGGGTTTTGTCGGCGTAATACACGGCGAAGGGTCCCTGCCGCTGGTCGGCCACGTAGGTGTACTCGGCCTCCAGCACCCCGTTGGGGTAATACGTTGTGGCCGGCCCTTCCTTTTTGCCGGCGCGGTAGGCAGTGCGGCCTTCCGTCTTGCCATCGGCTGCCAGGTACACGGTTTCGCCGTCAATTTCGCCTTTCTGGTAAGGGCGCGCCTCATACACCGACCCGCAGTAGCGATACAGCTTGGCCACGCCCTCGGGCTCCCCGTGCACGTAGTTGCCCTCAATGGATAGGGTGCCGTTGTCGTGGTACTCGAGGTAGGCGCCGTGCAGCTTGCCTTCCGCGTCGTAGTTTTTCACCAGCCGTACCTTGCCATCGGGAAAGAATGACTTCCAGGTACCATTACGCACCCCGGCCGCCGAGAAAACGCCCTCTTCTTCCGGGGTGCCTACGTCGTCCAGAAACAGCCAGGGGCCACGAAAAGTCGCTTTTTTGGCATCCTCTTCCCCGTCACCAAGCCCTACCAGGTTTCCCTCGTCGTTGTACCAGCCCTTCACCGGGGTCAGCTTCCCGCCGCGCTGCACGAGTTGAGTGACGCGCAGCTCGTTGAGGGCCACGCCCACGACTTCCGCCATTTTGGTGACCCGGGCCTTGTTGCTTTTCACCCACTGGGCGGCCTGCTTGTCGCCGGCCGACAGGAGCGTGAGGTAGGTAAAGGCCGTCAGGTTGTCTTCCTGCCGGAGCACCTTTATCAGCGGACTATAGAGCCGCAGCCAGAAGTCGTTGGGGTCAGCATCGGCGGCCGGAAACTTCTCCACCAGCAGCTGTAGCTGCTTCACCACGTTGGCGTTGAACTTCACCTTGCTAGCGTAGTCCTTGCGCAGGGCCACCTTGGAGTTTATCAGCTCGTCCAGCTCCTGAAACGCACCGTTGGGCAGCGTAGCGGGCAGCCGCTCCTTGGCGTCCATTTCCACGGCGTTGGAAGCCAGCTGCTCGGCCATGACCAGCACCGAATTGCTACGCTCCCCGTCGGGCTGAATGGCCAGATAAGTGAGCATACCGAGCAGGGCGTGCGAGGTTTGTCCCTGGCGCTGGGCCAGGTAAGCCAAGGAATAATGGCTGTTGGCGTGCAGCGGGGCCAGTTCGAGGCTGCGCTGCAGGCTGGCCACCGCCCCCTTAATATCCCCGGCCGTGCTCTGGCTCACGCCCTGGTTGTACCACAGCGCCTGGTTATACGGATGCAGGCGCAGGGCTTCAGTATACAGCTTGAGGGCGGCCGGCACGTTGTCCAGATTCTCATAAGCCGTAGCCATGATGTTGTACACCTGCGGGTCGCGCACGTGCAGGTCGAGGGCGCGCTGACCGGCGGCTATGGCCTCCTGGTACTGCTTGTTATAGAGGTAAGACAAGGCCAGCTCGTGCTGTACCCGCACGTAGGCCGTGTCGCTGGCCGGCACGGCCAGATACTGCGCAATGGCCCCGGCGTAGTTGCCCTGGTCGTGCAGCCCGACGGCTTCTTTCAGAATCAGGGTGGAGTTGGCCAGCGTGGGGCGCTGCTGGGCGCTTACCGTTACGCTCGTCAGGGAGCAAAGCGCCAGAAGCGCACCGCAAGTAGAAATTTGCATTAAACTAAGGATAATAAAAAGGGCAATTCGGGCCGAAAATCGGGGCTAACGGACCGGGTAATCTTACAATAATACTGATTCGGCGGCGCTCCGGAAAGTCCAGCTTCGCCCCCGAATGAAATAATGTTATTAGCTGCGAATTATTGCTTGCCGGACGGCTTTTTGCCGCGCTCCGCCGCCGGCTTTTTTCGCCCGGCTTCCCGCGGGTATACCGCCAACTCCTGGTAGGTAGATACCGGGTCGGTTTCGCGGCGGAAGTCCAACTCGTCCAGCACGCCGATAACCAGCTCCGCCGTGGTGTAGACGAGGTTGCCATCGAGCAGATGACCACCAATAGTGCGGCCGGTAGAGTCGGATACGGCCAGGTGCAGGTGGCTGCCATTTACGGAGAGCGTACCCACCAACGACACGATTTCGAAGTGGCCATGGTACACGCTGGGCCCGCTCTGGTTGGCCAGCCGCAGCGTGGTAGTAGTCAGGCTGCCCACGCAGGTTACCACAGCCGCCGCCCGGATCTGGTGCTCCTGCACGAAGGCCGTCAGCTGCTGGCGCAGATCCTGGCCGGGGCGCAGGCGCAGCGCAAAGGTGCGCATGGGAGAAGACAGGGCCGGAACCGGGGCAGCAGGCATGGGTTGTTGGGCAAAGGCCGTTGCGGCGCTCAGCCACAGTAGGCCCAAAGAAAGAAGAATACGCGTCATATCCGGCAAAAAAGCGCCGGCGGAAGTCGGGGCGCCGGGCTTAATCAGCGCCAAGATTACGCAATAAAAAAGAGCCGACGATGGTCGGCTCTTTTCGGTAGGAAGCAGTACAACGGGCTTAGCGGTTGAAGCGCACGTCGCTGTAGCGGACTTTGATGTTCACGTTGGCCGGGTTGCGTACCGAAATAGCGCCGAACTGCCCCTGCATGTCGCTCGATGTAGTGCTGTTTTCCTCCGACTCCACCTTCACCAGGCGCTTATCGAGCAGGAGCTTGCCGTGCTGGGTGTTTACGTCGAAGTTGAAGCCGGCCCGTCGGGGAAGTTGAGCAGAATCGTGCTGTAGCCGCCGTCCACGTTGATTTGCCGGAAGTTGCGGCCGGTGTTGCGCACTTCAAAAGACGGGCAGAACTGCACGGTCATATCCAGCCGCTCACTGATTTTGTCGATGCTGAACTTGGAGTAGCCCGACGAACCGCGCAGGTTGCGCACCGTGCCCAGGGCCACGTCGCCGTACTTGCTGTGCACGGTCAGGTCCTGCACGGTGCCCACGTCGATGTCGGAGTAGTTGTTGCGCAAATCCACCGTTACGCCCTCGTCGAGGCGCAGCTTGGAGTAAGACGCATCGATAGTAGCCTTGCGGGCATAGCTGATGGCGCCCTGCCCGTTGCCTACGCGCAGCAGGTTCTGGGGACCGTCGAGGCGGGCTACCCGGAGCGTGCCGTACTCCACGGCCAGGTCGGTAGAGCCGCTCAGGTCGTTGGTGATGCTGATGTCGCCGAAGGTATTATGCACCCGCAGCGGCGTATTTTTGGGCAGCCACACGGTGTAGTTTACCTCGTAGAGCTTGGTGCGGCTCCAGCATTCCCGGGCATGGCCCCAAACTTCGAGCGGAACACAATGCCGCCGGTGGTGGCGTCGGCGTCGGTCATCTGCACCTGAATCATGTCCAGCAGCTGCTGGGCTTTTTCGTCGGTATCAGCCCGGGTGATAATCTCCACATCGGTGCGCACCTCGTTGCGGCTCCAGGTATTAATTTGTACGCGGCCGTAGCGGGTATCGAGGCTGTAGGGCTTATTGGCGGCAGCATAGGTGCGGCTCAGCTTGCGGCTTTTCTCCGCGGCGGGCACCGCGTTGCTGGCTTCTTCCTGCTG belongs to Hymenobacter cellulosilyticus and includes:
- a CDS encoding PPC domain-containing DNA-binding protein codes for the protein MTRILLSLGLLWLSAATAFAQQPMPAAPVPALSSPMRTFALRLRPGQDLRQQLTAFVQEHQIRAAAVVTCVGSLTTTTLRLANQSGPSVYHGHFEIVSLVGTLSVNGSHLHLAVSDSTGRTIGGHLLDGNLVYTTAELVIGVLDELDFRRETDPVSTYQELAVYPREAGRKKPAAERGKKPSGKQ
- a CDS encoding tetratricopeptide repeat protein — encoded protein: MQISTCGALLALCSLTSVTVSAQQRPTLANSTLILKEAVGLHDQGNYAGAIAQYLAVPASDTAYVRVQHELALSYLYNKQYQEAIAAGQRALDLHVRDPQVYNIMATAYENLDNVPAALKLYTEALRLHPYNQALWYNQGVSQSTAGDIKGAVASLQRSLELAPLHANSHYSLAYLAQRQGQTSHALLGMLTYLAIQPDGERSNSVLVMAEQLASNAVEMDAKERLPATLPNGAFQELDELINSKVALRKDYASKVKFNANVVKQLQLLVEKFPAADADPNDFWLRLYSPLIKVLRQEDNLTAFTYLTLLSAGDKQAAQWVKSNKARVTKMAEVVGVALNELRVTQLVQRGGKLTPVKGWYNDEGNLVGLGDGEEDAKKATFRGPWLFLDDVGTPEEEGVFSAAGVRNGTWKSFFPDGKVRLVKNYDAEGKLHGAYLEYHDNGTLSIEGNYVHGEPEGVAKLYRYCGSVYEARPYQKGEIDGETVYLAADGKTEGRTAYRAGKKEGPATTYYPNGVLEAEYTYVADQRQGPFAVYYADKTLERKGTYDKDELHGPYTAHFPNGKLYQTGTYDHGKSVGQWRTYYRSGKLSVEQNFNAAGELHGTLRDFDATGAPTAELEYEQGRVTRVTALDKAGKTLAKVEVKKGKTPVQVLRANGKPRSTGTYLNGHPDGEWRWYYGTGALETVRHYSNGGKLNGLVEQYYTNGQVRTRQSYTNDEADGYFESFYEDGQPSQTGFWQHDQRQGLWRDYYVDGRVSEEYYYRNDEQQGPARSFTPGGKLSGERQYLDGRLLLVTALDSTGKEISRQQLTPDTKEYILRYPSGKIRYRMPMLCFEEQGSGGWLTPAGGPEATLSMQQGQREGAYRAVSYTGKTAVEGQLRQGRREGEWKTYYPSGALSSRGSYYHGEQDGEWTTFFENGKTGSVAQYLNGQRQGTLRTYNMLGELLVEKHYDEDNLVGYRAGGADGQPRGEVIPFETGNGPLKIQFANGKPAVDETYKGAYVDGPQTLYYSTGQVYRRSQVLNGVLTGKLETFYPDGKLMEEEYYAHDELQGRARYYRPNGKLEREVTYRSGERSGPTVYYDALGKPVKTDYYWNNFVYGSK